A region from the Terriglobales bacterium genome encodes:
- a CDS encoding sigma-54 dependent transcriptional regulator: protein MQPTVTMPAVREPPRPDALQVLIVDDEPAVREGCREVAEGLGFRVSVADGATAAYRILESESIDLCLLDLRLPGASGLEVLQEIRRRRPEAEVVVITGYATVQSAVEAMKLGACDYVAKPFHVDELRLLLERVARQIRLSTENRVLREKVRNRKGFAGMVGHSREMEKLYRIISKVASSTHPVLIQGESGTGKELVARSIHFSGSYRDKPFIPVDCGALVPTLIESELFGYVKGAFTGATRTKEGLLAIADRGTVFLDEIAELPVDLQAKLLRALQEKEIRPVGSTRRVPIQVRILAATNRDLEAAVQQGTFRKDLYFRLNVVNLRIPPLRERREDIPLLVGHFLERLARSTGTERTLADDALERMMSYDWPGNVRELENSIERAWALSSGPVLHTSDLPTTLQGISALAAGASADHGIVSLQELEKRAILEALQRLNGDKLLAARLLGIGKTTLYRKLKEYGVQE, encoded by the coding sequence ATGCAGCCCACCGTCACCATGCCAGCGGTTCGAGAGCCACCGCGCCCGGATGCCTTGCAGGTGCTCATCGTGGACGATGAACCCGCCGTCCGCGAGGGCTGCCGCGAAGTAGCCGAAGGTTTGGGGTTTCGGGTGTCGGTGGCCGACGGCGCCACCGCCGCCTACCGCATCCTCGAGTCCGAGAGCATCGACCTGTGCTTGCTGGACCTGCGGCTGCCCGGCGCCAGCGGACTCGAGGTTTTGCAGGAAATCCGCCGCCGCCGCCCGGAGGCCGAGGTGGTGGTGATCACCGGCTATGCCACGGTGCAATCGGCGGTCGAGGCCATGAAACTGGGTGCGTGCGACTATGTCGCCAAGCCCTTTCACGTCGACGAACTGCGACTCCTGCTGGAGCGCGTGGCGCGCCAGATTCGCCTCTCTACCGAGAACCGGGTCCTGCGGGAGAAGGTGCGCAACCGCAAAGGGTTTGCCGGGATGGTGGGCCACTCGCGGGAGATGGAGAAGCTCTACCGCATCATCTCCAAGGTCGCCTCCAGCACGCACCCGGTCCTGATCCAGGGCGAGAGCGGCACCGGCAAGGAACTGGTGGCCCGCTCCATCCACTTCTCCGGCTCCTATCGCGACAAGCCCTTCATCCCGGTGGACTGCGGAGCCCTGGTGCCCACGCTGATCGAGAGCGAGCTGTTCGGCTACGTCAAAGGCGCTTTCACCGGAGCCACCCGCACCAAGGAGGGCTTGTTGGCCATTGCGGACCGCGGGACCGTGTTCCTGGACGAGATTGCGGAGCTGCCCGTGGACCTGCAGGCCAAGCTGCTGCGGGCGCTGCAGGAGAAGGAGATTCGGCCGGTAGGCAGCACCCGCCGCGTGCCCATCCAGGTGCGCATCCTGGCAGCCACCAACCGCGACCTGGAGGCGGCGGTGCAACAGGGAACGTTTCGCAAGGACCTCTACTTCCGCCTCAATGTGGTGAACCTGAGGATCCCGCCCCTGCGTGAGCGCCGCGAGGACATCCCGCTGCTGGTGGGCCATTTTCTCGAGCGCCTGGCGCGTTCTACAGGGACGGAGAGAACCCTGGCCGACGATGCCCTGGAACGCATGATGTCCTATGACTGGCCGGGCAACGTGCGGGAGCTGGAGAACTCCATCGAGCGCGCCTGGGCGCTGAGTTCGGGGCCGGTGCTCCACACGTCGGACCTACCCACCACCCTGCAAGGCATATCGGCGCTTGCCGCTGGCGCCTCCGCCGACCACGGAATCGTTTCCCTGCAGGAACTGGAGAAGAGAGCCATTCTGGAAGCGCTGCAGCGCCTGAACGGCGACAAGCTGCTGGCGGCGCGGCTGCTGGGCATTGGCAAGACTACCCTCTACCGCAAGCTCAAGGAGTACGGCGTTCAGGAATAG
- a CDS encoding CDGSH iron-sulfur domain-containing protein, with protein sequence MSDVKIIVKKNGPYRVEGEVKLVDLDGNEWDLAGKPAFSLCRCGHSSNKPFCDGTHKTVNFVAEDTAPKKPQAG encoded by the coding sequence GTGTCCGACGTCAAAATCATTGTGAAGAAGAACGGCCCCTACCGGGTCGAGGGTGAAGTGAAGCTGGTGGACTTGGACGGCAACGAGTGGGACCTCGCCGGCAAGCCCGCCTTTTCCCTGTGCCGCTGCGGGCACTCTTCCAACAAGCCGTTCTGCGACGGCACCCACAAGACGGTTAACTTCGTGGCGGAAGACACAGCACCCAAGAAACCTCAGGCGGGGTGA
- a CDS encoding VWA domain-containing protein: MKFVRYSKYVADAAGEMSLEDLLNALSDYLLQSGFQSSYLGFYEMRGEQTLDELRRAIEQALASSDLLDDALREQIERLRSEGAFDELVDRLVERLEQEDYISIDPPHERTEESELPGHADRLEGRARFEITDKSLDFLGFKALRDLLASLGRASFGRHDTRDLATGIETSGAPKPYEFGDTLNLDINATLASAIQREGLRVPLNLEYSDLQVHQCEYQSSCATVLMLDCSHSMILYGEDRFTPAKKVAMALSQLIRTQYPGDSLSLVLFHDSAEEVPLSQLARVKVGPYYTNTREGLRLAQRILDRQRKDMRQIVMITDGKPSALTLEDGRIYKNAFGLDPLVVSQTLEEVSKCKRAGILINTFMLASDYGLVQFVQKVTEMCRGKAYFTTPYTLGQYLLMDYMSRKTRTIH, encoded by the coding sequence ATGAAGTTCGTCCGCTACAGCAAGTACGTCGCTGACGCCGCCGGGGAGATGAGCCTGGAGGACCTGCTCAACGCCCTCTCCGACTACCTGCTGCAGAGCGGCTTCCAGAGCTCCTACCTGGGCTTCTACGAGATGCGCGGCGAACAGACTCTGGACGAGCTGCGGCGCGCCATCGAGCAGGCCCTGGCGTCGAGCGATTTGCTCGACGACGCCCTGCGCGAACAGATCGAACGTCTGAGGTCCGAGGGCGCGTTCGACGAGCTGGTGGACCGGCTGGTCGAGCGCTTGGAGCAGGAAGACTACATTTCCATCGACCCGCCGCACGAAAGGACGGAAGAATCAGAGTTGCCCGGCCACGCCGACCGGCTGGAGGGCCGCGCCCGCTTCGAGATCACCGACAAGAGCCTGGACTTCCTGGGCTTCAAGGCCCTGCGCGACTTGCTGGCGTCCTTGGGGCGCGCGAGCTTCGGCCGTCATGACACCCGGGACCTGGCCACCGGTATCGAGACCTCGGGCGCGCCCAAACCCTACGAGTTCGGCGATACCCTCAACCTCGACATCAACGCCACCCTGGCCAGCGCCATCCAGCGCGAGGGGCTGCGGGTTCCGCTCAACCTCGAGTATTCCGACTTGCAGGTGCACCAGTGCGAGTACCAGTCTTCGTGCGCCACCGTGCTCATGCTGGATTGCTCGCACTCCATGATCCTCTACGGCGAAGACCGCTTCACTCCGGCCAAGAAGGTCGCCATGGCGCTCTCGCAACTCATCCGAACCCAGTATCCCGGCGACTCGCTCTCCCTGGTTCTCTTCCACGACTCTGCCGAGGAAGTGCCGCTCTCGCAGTTGGCGCGCGTCAAGGTCGGCCCCTACTACACCAACACCCGCGAAGGACTGCGCCTGGCGCAGCGCATTCTGGACCGACAGCGCAAGGACATGCGTCAGATCGTGATGATCACCGACGGCAAGCCCTCAGCGCTCACGCTCGAGGACGGCCGCATCTACAAGAACGCCTTCGGCCTCGATCCGCTGGTGGTCAGCCAGACGTTGGAAGAAGTGTCCAAGTGCAAGCGCGCCGGCATCCTCATCAACACCTTCATGCTGGCTTCGGACTACGGCCTGGTGCAATTCGTGCAGAAGGTCACGGAGATGTGCCGCGGCAAGGCCTACTTCACCACACCCTACACGCTCGGCCAGTACCTGCTGATGGACTACATGTCGAGGAAGACCAGAACGATCCACTGA